The Apium graveolens cultivar Ventura chromosome 6, ASM990537v1, whole genome shotgun sequence genome contains a region encoding:
- the LOC141666618 gene encoding NAD-capped RNA hydrolase DXO1-like isoform X1, with protein MDSEQELDLFGEDEDDEYTNNNNNYNNNTHNDKEESHQTSSSSSSSSSSSSSSSNRTGGGESSSAATGTATGSGSPSEDDDNGEVRSNLNNFNNNSNRNINSISNYNEDDEDDDKDLFGSDNEDYPKTLATSPFPVPVLPAVRNTNNHSRGAYGRGGRGGGGRWSDRGGAGILPNPSGPYPQRGGYGYNPRYSNVRNDERFVSELKFSKSEETLARKCIAFQEPCEIGCYSRVEGGEVYFDDRSLRLFKRLITEDIGADLNDGFDTFIEKKDLGSDGFGDLLTCIRNKNVPLQNMHFVTYRNNLNKILATAYIRNDPWEMGVHKRNGVVYLDVHKLPEKPKSELDRRRCYWGYSFESLATEDPRRADGEGVHDIDANVEYCSVIKTKLGAHRILMGAEMDCCDSTDEGRRFYVELKTSREQLNYHTEERFEREKLLKFWIQSFLAGVPYIVIGFRDDGGRLVRTERLRTKDITQRVKMKSYWQGGVCLAFADEVLCWLYGTVKENEDYILQFAPPFNRLELLQAHSCPEAITNHIAQL; from the exons atggATTCAGAGCAGGAACTTGACCTATTCGGAGAAGACGAAGACGATGAAtacaccaacaacaataacaactacAATAATAACACCCACAACGACAAAGAAGAGAGCCACCAAACGTCGTCGTCTTCATCTTCCTCATCCTCgtcttcttcttcatcttctaATCGAACCGGCGGCGGCGAGTCTAGCAGCGCCGCCACCGGAACTGCCACCGGAAGCGGCAGCCCCAGTGAAGATGATGATAATGGGGAAGTTAGGtcaaatttaaataattttaataataatagtaataggAATATTAATAGTATTAGTAATTATAATGAAGATGATGAGGATGATGATAAGGATCTGTTTGGGTCTGATAATGAGGATTATCCTAAAACCctagctactagcccttttcctgTCCCAG TTTTACCTGCTGTACGTAATACCAATAACCATTCTAGAGGAGCTTATGGGCGTGGTGGTCGTGGTGGTGGTGGTCGTTGGTCTGATCGAGGAGGGGCTGGCATTCTTCCAAATCCTTCCGGACCTTATCCTCAAAGGGGGGGTTATGGTTATAATCCCCGATACTCTAACGTTCGCAACGATGAACGTTTTGTTTCTGAATTGAAGTTTTCGAAAAGCGAGGAGACATTAGCAAGAAAATGTATAGCATTTCAGGAG CCATGTGAGATTGGTTGCTATAGTCGCGTAGAAGGTGGAGAAGTATATTTTGATGATCGTAGCCTG AGGCTTTTTAAGCGTCTCATTACTGAGGACATCGGTGCTGATCTTAACGACGGTTTTGATACCTTTATTGAAAAGAAAG ATTTAGGCTCTGACGGATTTGGTGACCTTCTTACCTGCATAAGAAACAAAAATGTTCCACTTCAAAATATGCATTTTGTG ACTTATCGGAACAATCTTAACAAG ATACTGGCCACTGCTTATATAAGGAATGATCCATGGGAAATGGGGGTACACAAAAGGAATGGTGTGGTGTACCTTGATGTGCACAAATTACCAGAAAAGCCAAAAAGTGAGCTGGATAGGCGAAG ATGTTACTGGGGGTATAGTTTTGAGAGCCTTGCTACAGAGGATCCTAGAAGAGCTGATGGAGAGGGGGTACATGACATAGATGCCAACGTGGAGTACTGTTCTGTAATTAAAACCAAACTAGGAGCTCACCGTATTCTGATGGGTGCTGAAATGGATTGCTGCGATTCAACTGATGAAGGAAGGAGGTTTTATGTAGAACTAAAGACTAGTCGAGAG CAGCTAAATTATCACACTGAGGAAAGATTTGAAAGGGAGAAATTGCTGAAGTTCTGG ATCCAGTCATTTCTTGCTGGTGTCCCTTATATTGTCATTGGATTTAG AGATGATGGGGGTCGCCTTGTACGCACTGAGAGGCTGAGGACCAAAGATATAACACAGAGGGTGAAAATGAAGAGTTATTGGCAG GGAGGAGTCTGCCTTGCATTTGCGGATGAGGTGTTGTGCTGGCTTTATGGAACAGTCAAAGAGA ATGAAGATTACATTTTGCAGTTTGCTCCGCCCTTCAACCGTCTGGAACTTCTACAAGCGCACTCTTGCCCGGAGGCCATTACCAATCACATTGCGCAATTATGA
- the LOC141666618 gene encoding NAD-capped RNA hydrolase DXO1-like isoform X2: MDSEQELDLFGEDEDDEYTNNNNNYNNNTHNDKEESHQTSSSSSSSSSSSSSSSNRTGGGESSSAATGTATGSGSPSEDDDNGEVRSNLNNFNNNSNRNINSISNYNEDDEDDDKDLFGSDNEDYPKTLATSPFPVPVLPAVRNTNNHSRGAYGRGGRGGGGRWSDRGGAGILPNPSGPYPQRGGYGYNPRYSNVRNDERFVSELKFSKSEETLARKCIAFQEPCEIGCYSRVEGGEVYFDDRSLRLFKRLITEDIGADLNDGFDTFIEKKDLGSDGFGDLLTCIRNKNVPLQNMHFVTYRNNLNKILATAYIRNDPWEMGVHKRNGVVYLDVHKLPEKPKSELDRRRCYWGYSFESLATEDPRRADGEGVHDIDANVEYCSVIKTKLGAHRILMGAEMDCCDSTDEGRRFYVELKTSRELNYHTEERFEREKLLKFWIQSFLAGVPYIVIGFRDDGGRLVRTERLRTKDITQRVKMKSYWQGGVCLAFADEVLCWLYGTVKENEDYILQFAPPFNRLELLQAHSCPEAITNHIAQL; encoded by the exons atggATTCAGAGCAGGAACTTGACCTATTCGGAGAAGACGAAGACGATGAAtacaccaacaacaataacaactacAATAATAACACCCACAACGACAAAGAAGAGAGCCACCAAACGTCGTCGTCTTCATCTTCCTCATCCTCgtcttcttcttcatcttctaATCGAACCGGCGGCGGCGAGTCTAGCAGCGCCGCCACCGGAACTGCCACCGGAAGCGGCAGCCCCAGTGAAGATGATGATAATGGGGAAGTTAGGtcaaatttaaataattttaataataatagtaataggAATATTAATAGTATTAGTAATTATAATGAAGATGATGAGGATGATGATAAGGATCTGTTTGGGTCTGATAATGAGGATTATCCTAAAACCctagctactagcccttttcctgTCCCAG TTTTACCTGCTGTACGTAATACCAATAACCATTCTAGAGGAGCTTATGGGCGTGGTGGTCGTGGTGGTGGTGGTCGTTGGTCTGATCGAGGAGGGGCTGGCATTCTTCCAAATCCTTCCGGACCTTATCCTCAAAGGGGGGGTTATGGTTATAATCCCCGATACTCTAACGTTCGCAACGATGAACGTTTTGTTTCTGAATTGAAGTTTTCGAAAAGCGAGGAGACATTAGCAAGAAAATGTATAGCATTTCAGGAG CCATGTGAGATTGGTTGCTATAGTCGCGTAGAAGGTGGAGAAGTATATTTTGATGATCGTAGCCTG AGGCTTTTTAAGCGTCTCATTACTGAGGACATCGGTGCTGATCTTAACGACGGTTTTGATACCTTTATTGAAAAGAAAG ATTTAGGCTCTGACGGATTTGGTGACCTTCTTACCTGCATAAGAAACAAAAATGTTCCACTTCAAAATATGCATTTTGTG ACTTATCGGAACAATCTTAACAAG ATACTGGCCACTGCTTATATAAGGAATGATCCATGGGAAATGGGGGTACACAAAAGGAATGGTGTGGTGTACCTTGATGTGCACAAATTACCAGAAAAGCCAAAAAGTGAGCTGGATAGGCGAAG ATGTTACTGGGGGTATAGTTTTGAGAGCCTTGCTACAGAGGATCCTAGAAGAGCTGATGGAGAGGGGGTACATGACATAGATGCCAACGTGGAGTACTGTTCTGTAATTAAAACCAAACTAGGAGCTCACCGTATTCTGATGGGTGCTGAAATGGATTGCTGCGATTCAACTGATGAAGGAAGGAGGTTTTATGTAGAACTAAAGACTAGTCGAGAG CTAAATTATCACACTGAGGAAAGATTTGAAAGGGAGAAATTGCTGAAGTTCTGG ATCCAGTCATTTCTTGCTGGTGTCCCTTATATTGTCATTGGATTTAG AGATGATGGGGGTCGCCTTGTACGCACTGAGAGGCTGAGGACCAAAGATATAACACAGAGGGTGAAAATGAAGAGTTATTGGCAG GGAGGAGTCTGCCTTGCATTTGCGGATGAGGTGTTGTGCTGGCTTTATGGAACAGTCAAAGAGA ATGAAGATTACATTTTGCAGTTTGCTCCGCCCTTCAACCGTCTGGAACTTCTACAAGCGCACTCTTGCCCGGAGGCCATTACCAATCACATTGCGCAATTATGA